One stretch of Methanobacterium veterum DNA includes these proteins:
- a CDS encoding lasso RiPP family leader peptide-containing protein, which yields MKKKYEKPELKKHGDLKKITKGFGVGGADMQGGPES from the coding sequence TTGAAGAAAAAATATGAAAAACCCGAATTAAAAAAACATGGTGATCTTAAAAAAATTACTAAAGGTTTTGGTGTAGGAGGAGCAGATATGCAGGGTGGTCCAGAAAGCTAA